One Dryobates pubescens isolate bDryPub1 unplaced genomic scaffold, bDryPub1.pri scaffold_72_arrow_ctg1, whole genome shotgun sequence DNA window includes the following coding sequences:
- the LOC128899805 gene encoding olfactory receptor 14A16-like has protein sequence MANSSSITHFLLLPFPGTRQLQLLHFCLFLAIYLAALLGNGLIISTIAWDHHLHTPMYFFLLNLALTDIGCISTTVPKSMSNSLWNTRDISYAGCAAQVFLFLFFISAEYFLLTTMSYDRYVAICRPLHYETLLGSRVCVHLAAAVWACGFLYALLHTANTFSLPLCQGNAVDQFFCEVPQILKLSCSTSYLKELWLLVASVCLGFFCFVLIVVSYVQIFRAVLRIPSQQGRHKAFATCLPHLAVVSLFVSTGFFAYLKPSSISSPSLDLVVSVLYSVVPPAVNPLIYSLRNQELKAALSQLMSQYTLKA, from the exons atggccaacagcagctccatcacccacttcctcctcctgccattcccagggacaaggcagctgcagctcctgcacttctgcctcttcctggccatctacctggctgccctgctgggcaatggcctcatcatcagcaccatagcctgggaccaccacctccacacccccatgtacttcttcctcctcaaccttgctCTCACTGACATAGGCTGCATCTCCACCACAGTTCCCAAATCCATGTCCAATTCCCTGTGgaacaccagggacatctcctatgcaggatgtgctgcacaggtctttctttttctctttttcatttcagcagagtattttctcctgaccaccatgtcctatgatcgctacgttgccatctgcagacccctgcactatgagaccctcctgggcagcagagtttgtgtccatctggcagcagctgtctgggcctgtggctttctctatgctctgctgcacacagccaatacattttccctgcccctctgccagggcaatgctgtggaccagttcttctgtgaagtcccccagatcctcaagctctcctgctccacatcctacctcaaggaactttggcttcttgtggccagtgtctgtttgggctttttctgttttgtgttgattgtggtgtcctatgtgcagatcttcagggcagtgctgaggatcccctctcagcagggacgccacaaagcctttgccacctgcctccctcacctggctgtggtctccctcttTGTCAGCACTGGCttctttgcctacctgaagccctcctccatctcctccccatccctggacctggtggtgtcagttctgtactcagtggtgcctccagcagtgaaccctctcatctacagcctgaggaaccaggagctcaaggctgccctgagccaactga TGTCCCAGTACACTCTGAAAGCCTAA